The Natronoglycomyces albus genome has a segment encoding these proteins:
- a CDS encoding amidohydrolase yields MTKASFALTGATVLPITSEAIENGVVVVQDGKITAVGGADTAIPSGIETTDVSGKWVVPGLIDAHAHVGVSEEGMGWAGNDVNELTDPVTSHVRALDAINPAERGFRDAIEGGVLTLNINPGSGNVIGGETVAIKAHGRTVDEMALRSPSGVKSALGENPKRVYGDQKKTPSTRLGIAAVLRSAFVDAQNYMAKHAAATPEKPAERDLKMESLVKVLKGEIPWRQHCHRADDIATAMRVAEEFGYTLVLDHGTEAHLLADIVAEKNIPVIIGPLVTSRSKVELQNRSIANPGRLERAGVTIAITTDSPVVPIGHLITQVVLAVKEGLSRENALATVTINPARIMGVDDRVGSLEVGKDADLCVWSGDPLDIYSRVETAFIDGNDVTER; encoded by the coding sequence ATGACAAAGGCGTCCTTCGCGCTGACTGGGGCGACAGTCCTCCCCATTACCTCCGAGGCCATCGAAAACGGCGTGGTCGTCGTGCAAGACGGCAAGATCACCGCAGTCGGCGGCGCAGACACGGCCATTCCCTCCGGGATTGAAACCACGGATGTGTCCGGCAAATGGGTCGTGCCCGGTCTCATCGACGCCCACGCTCACGTGGGAGTATCCGAAGAAGGCATGGGTTGGGCGGGCAACGATGTCAACGAACTGACTGACCCCGTAACCTCCCACGTGCGGGCCCTGGATGCGATCAACCCAGCCGAACGAGGCTTCCGAGACGCCATCGAAGGCGGGGTACTCACCCTCAACATCAACCCCGGCTCGGGCAATGTCATCGGCGGCGAAACCGTGGCCATCAAGGCCCACGGGCGTACCGTGGATGAGATGGCGCTACGCTCCCCCTCCGGCGTGAAGTCCGCACTGGGGGAGAACCCCAAGCGCGTATACGGCGATCAAAAGAAAACCCCCTCCACTCGCCTCGGCATCGCCGCCGTCCTCCGAAGCGCCTTTGTGGACGCTCAGAACTACATGGCCAAGCACGCCGCAGCCACCCCAGAGAAGCCAGCCGAACGAGACCTGAAAATGGAATCGTTGGTCAAGGTCCTCAAAGGAGAGATCCCGTGGCGGCAGCACTGCCACCGCGCCGACGACATCGCCACCGCCATGCGAGTGGCCGAGGAATTCGGTTACACACTGGTACTGGACCACGGCACTGAAGCCCACCTATTGGCCGACATCGTGGCCGAGAAAAACATCCCAGTCATCATCGGGCCGCTCGTGACCTCTCGCAGCAAGGTGGAGCTACAGAACCGCTCGATCGCCAACCCCGGCCGGCTGGAACGCGCAGGGGTGACGATCGCGATCACCACCGACAGCCCGGTCGTGCCCATCGGACACCTCATCACCCAGGTGGTACTGGCCGTGAAGGAGGGTCTCAGCAGGGAGAACGCGCTGGCGACGGTAACGATCAACCCGGCTCGCATCATGGGGGTCGATGACCGCGTCGGCTCGCTTGAGGTGGGCAAGGACGCCGACCTGTGCGTGTGGAGCGGGGACCCGCTTGACATTTACTCGCGGGTGGAGACGGCGTTTATCGACGGCAACGATGTGACCGAGCGGTGA
- the ccsB gene encoding c-type cytochrome biogenesis protein CcsB, with translation MTASDWADFANVLFVGCIILYALAMFGFALEYSFGKRAEEPVEAKEMATVGGAEEKPNPSSETPSVPITPNGASRAGFVGLVMTHIATIALLASIVVRTAASGRWPWGNMFEFTIGMALVGMITWLILVARDQVARRHSLFATFAVTITLGLSVRVYTEAGPIEPALDSYWIAIHVSAAVIASGIFLVGFVFAVMHLMKRRYDRLISDGKSPGFLIKLAKDMADSERLERLTFKMHVLAFPLWTFSILAGSLWAHLAWGRYWAWDPKEVWAFIAWVIYAAYLHSRVSGKGTRMWAPWLAIIGFAVVLFNLSAVNLIFPGLHSYAGV, from the coding sequence ATGACCGCATCAGATTGGGCTGATTTCGCCAACGTCCTGTTCGTCGGCTGCATCATCCTCTACGCCCTCGCCATGTTCGGCTTCGCACTCGAATACTCATTCGGAAAGCGCGCCGAGGAGCCGGTCGAGGCCAAGGAAATGGCAACCGTTGGCGGCGCAGAGGAGAAACCGAACCCGTCCAGCGAAACGCCCTCCGTACCGATCACTCCCAACGGAGCGAGCCGAGCTGGGTTCGTCGGGCTGGTCATGACCCACATTGCCACGATCGCGCTTCTAGCGTCGATCGTGGTGCGCACCGCGGCCTCCGGGCGCTGGCCGTGGGGCAACATGTTTGAATTCACCATCGGTATGGCGCTCGTCGGCATGATCACCTGGCTGATCCTCGTGGCCCGTGACCAAGTGGCCCGCCGTCACAGCCTCTTTGCGACCTTCGCGGTGACCATTACGCTGGGCTTGTCAGTGCGTGTCTACACCGAGGCCGGGCCCATTGAACCGGCCCTGGACTCCTACTGGATCGCCATCCACGTATCGGCGGCCGTGATCGCCTCCGGTATCTTCCTCGTCGGCTTCGTCTTCGCCGTCATGCACTTGATGAAACGTCGTTACGACCGACTCATCAGCGACGGTAAGAGCCCAGGTTTCCTTATCAAGCTGGCCAAAGACATGGCCGACTCCGAACGACTGGAACGCCTCACCTTTAAAATGCACGTGTTGGCCTTCCCACTGTGGACCTTCTCTATCTTGGCGGGCTCGTTGTGGGCACACCTGGCTTGGGGCCGCTACTGGGCCTGGGACCCCAAGGAAGTGTGGGCTTTCATCGCCTGGGTCATCTACGCCGCATACCTGCACTCCCGGGTCTCCGGTAAAGGAACCCGTATGTGGGCGCCTTGGTTGGCGATCATCGGCTTCGCCGTGGTGCTGTTCAACCTTTCGGCGGTCAACCTGATCTTCCCTGGTTTGCACTCCTACGCTGGCGTGTAA
- the resB gene encoding cytochrome c biogenesis protein ResB gives MKRLAKATLTFARRWWHQLTSMRTALMLLLVLAMAAIPGSLLPQRDINPETVATYFADNPDLAPILDRLWLFDVYNSPWFAAIYLLLMISLIGCILPRTKAHLNAMRQKPPAAPQRLDLMPYHRQLGTSAKAEPEAVATWMKKHRFRSQIHTQADGSVSVAGEKGYLRETGNLLFHVSLIVILVGAALGSVYGWYGNRLLVEGEEHAFCNNLQQYHEYGLGPWVDETKLPPFCLRLDGFEAEFTERGQALRYEADLAYTEAAGEFDSQYDLRVNHPLGLDGANVFLLGHGFAPVLEYTDKYGVTQTSTMPFLPVDNALNSEGVALYPDANVNPETGRVDPNSQVGFEGLFIPSFDPTTPMLLSERPEPTNPALMMWLYRGDLGFDDGMPRSVYEIDPRQVEDGFLEGIPFRDTPGVRAAGADPDTEASNNDPAVDELPEAALLQMGDTWELDDGSVIEFVDYQRYIVLEIRHEPGHWILLMGSILLLGALYPMLHVRRRRFWVRFNPDHTVEVAGLNRTEYDQFTAECDALADDLTDHIGDLRDVDKATGSDEPPATTENTDRSTP, from the coding sequence ATGAAACGCCTCGCCAAAGCCACCCTGACCTTCGCCCGTCGCTGGTGGCACCAGCTAACCAGCATGCGCACCGCGCTCATGCTGCTACTGGTGCTAGCCATGGCCGCCATCCCCGGGTCACTGCTTCCTCAACGCGACATCAACCCCGAAACCGTCGCCACCTACTTCGCCGACAACCCCGACCTCGCGCCCATCCTCGACCGGCTGTGGCTGTTCGACGTCTACAATTCCCCCTGGTTCGCCGCGATCTATCTGCTACTGATGATCAGCCTCATCGGTTGCATCCTCCCCCGCACCAAAGCCCATCTCAACGCGATGCGGCAGAAGCCCCCCGCCGCCCCCCAACGGCTCGACCTCATGCCATACCACCGCCAACTGGGCACCAGCGCCAAAGCTGAACCCGAGGCCGTGGCTACATGGATGAAGAAACACCGCTTCCGCTCCCAAATACACACCCAAGCCGACGGTTCGGTCTCCGTAGCCGGGGAGAAAGGTTACCTGCGAGAGACCGGCAACCTCCTCTTCCACGTCAGCCTGATCGTCATCCTCGTCGGAGCCGCCCTCGGCAGCGTCTATGGTTGGTACGGCAACCGGCTCCTCGTCGAAGGCGAAGAGCACGCCTTCTGCAATAACCTGCAGCAATACCACGAATACGGGCTTGGGCCCTGGGTGGACGAAACCAAACTCCCCCCGTTTTGTCTGCGGCTGGACGGCTTTGAAGCCGAATTCACCGAACGCGGCCAAGCCCTCAGATACGAAGCCGACCTCGCCTACACCGAAGCGGCCGGAGAATTCGACTCGCAATACGACCTGCGCGTCAACCACCCCCTCGGCCTCGACGGAGCCAACGTCTTCCTCCTAGGCCACGGTTTCGCTCCCGTACTCGAATACACCGACAAGTACGGAGTCACCCAAACCTCGACCATGCCGTTCCTGCCCGTGGACAACGCGCTGAACTCCGAAGGCGTCGCCCTCTACCCCGATGCCAACGTCAACCCCGAAACCGGCCGCGTCGACCCCAACTCCCAGGTCGGATTCGAAGGGCTATTCATCCCCTCCTTCGACCCCACCACCCCCATGCTGCTCTCGGAACGACCCGAACCGACCAACCCAGCCCTCATGATGTGGCTCTACCGAGGCGACCTAGGATTCGACGACGGCATGCCTCGCTCCGTCTACGAGATCGACCCCAGACAAGTCGAAGACGGATTCCTCGAAGGCATCCCATTCCGCGACACCCCCGGGGTGCGCGCCGCCGGAGCCGACCCCGACACCGAAGCCTCCAACAATGACCCCGCCGTTGATGAACTACCCGAAGCCGCGCTCCTACAAATGGGCGACACCTGGGAACTCGACGACGGCTCGGTGATCGAATTCGTCGACTACCAGCGCTACATCGTGCTGGAAATTCGCCACGAACCCGGACACTGGATTCTGCTCATGGGCTCGATTTTGCTACTGGGCGCCCTATACCCGATGCTGCACGTGCGCCGCCGCCGCTTCTGGGTCCGCTTCAACCCCGATCACACCGTCGAAGTCGCCGGACTTAACCGCACCGAATACGACCAGTTCACCGCCGAATGCGACGCGCTCGCCGACGACCTCACAGACCACATCGGTGACCTGCGAGATGTCGACAAGGCCACCGGCTCCGATGAGCCGCCCGCTACGACCGAAAACACTGACCGGAGCACACCATGA
- a CDS encoding cytochrome c biogenesis CcdA family protein, which produces MTGVEELANNGPLLAAMGVAALAGLLSFFTPCTLPLVPGYVSYVTGLAGDDLQRGSSRGRVLLGSSLFVAGFTAVFATITFAASSVVLTIFSSEEWLMRISGVLIIGLGLIFMGAVPGGRTLQLKQRPSTGLVGAPLFGAVFALSWAPCFSPMLAAITAMSWTQGGTGRGVALIIIYSFALGLPFIVFAVGMRHLMGVFHFFRRHSQKIAAAGGVMLILLGILMVSGAWMHFANWLRATVGTGAVGI; this is translated from the coding sequence ATGACCGGTGTGGAGGAGCTGGCCAACAACGGGCCGCTGCTAGCGGCGATGGGAGTGGCCGCCCTGGCCGGGCTCCTGTCGTTCTTCACCCCCTGCACACTCCCACTCGTTCCCGGCTACGTGTCCTATGTGACCGGGCTAGCGGGCGACGACCTGCAACGCGGTAGCTCGCGTGGCCGGGTACTGCTGGGCTCCTCCCTCTTCGTAGCGGGATTCACCGCCGTTTTCGCCACCATCACCTTCGCGGCCTCCAGCGTCGTGCTCACCATCTTCTCCTCCGAAGAATGGCTAATGCGCATCAGCGGAGTGCTCATTATCGGGCTGGGTCTAATCTTCATGGGGGCCGTCCCCGGCGGCCGCACCCTCCAACTCAAACAGCGACCCTCCACAGGACTAGTCGGCGCACCCCTGTTCGGGGCAGTGTTCGCGCTCAGCTGGGCCCCCTGCTTCTCGCCCATGCTCGCCGCCATCACGGCGATGAGCTGGACTCAAGGTGGCACCGGACGCGGCGTGGCCCTCATTATCATCTACAGCTTCGCGCTGGGTCTGCCATTCATCGTCTTCGCCGTGGGCATGCGCCACCTCATGGGAGTCTTCCACTTCTTCCGCCGCCATTCGCAAAAAATCGCCGCCGCCGGAGGCGTCATGCTCATCCTCCTGGGCATTCTCATGGTCAGCGGCGCGTGGATGCACTTTGCCAACTGGCTGCGCGCCACCGTAGGAACCGGAGCTGTCGGCATATGA
- a CDS encoding TlpA family protein disulfide reductase: MFPRRRFLAVSAAAPLAAVLSACAATSNEPSVNPARDVNKNRYVTGDGSTIRYTDIDDRPHAPHLSGTTLQGDEVTTQDWAGEVIVLNFWAQWCAPCREEAPDLVEAAEHYETGVQFLGINVMDTNSKAQAFEKRHGKPYPSIEDPPGRLVHKFLDVGVSPNTFPTTLIIDREGRVASVWRQPITSDVLISEIDAELER; the protein is encoded by the coding sequence ATGTTCCCCCGCCGCCGTTTCTTGGCGGTCTCGGCTGCCGCCCCCCTCGCAGCGGTCTTGTCCGCCTGTGCCGCGACAAGCAACGAACCGTCTGTCAACCCCGCGCGCGACGTCAACAAGAACCGTTACGTCACCGGGGATGGGTCCACGATTCGCTACACGGACATCGACGACAGGCCACACGCGCCCCACCTGAGCGGGACGACACTGCAAGGTGACGAGGTGACAACCCAAGACTGGGCGGGGGAAGTCATCGTCCTCAACTTCTGGGCCCAGTGGTGCGCCCCCTGTCGGGAGGAAGCCCCCGATCTGGTCGAGGCGGCCGAACACTATGAGACAGGCGTGCAATTCCTGGGCATCAACGTCATGGACACCAACTCCAAGGCCCAAGCCTTCGAGAAACGTCACGGCAAGCCCTACCCCTCCATCGAGGACCCACCCGGGCGGCTGGTCCACAAGTTCCTCGACGTGGGCGTCTCACCCAACACTTTCCCGACCACACTCATCATCGACCGCGAGGGCCGCGTGGCCAGCGTATGGCGCCAACCCATCACCTCCGACGTCCTCATCTCGGAGATTGACGCGGAGCTGGAACGATGA
- a CDS encoding histidine phosphatase family protein, with product MSGEKTTVHLLRHGEVYNPEGILYGRLPGFVLSDLGHEMALAAAEHLSGRDISHVVASPLVRAQQTAEPIAASHRIDTATDEGLIESDNFFEGKRVSVGDGVLRNPSYWWQLRDPFTPSWGEPYVDIARRMMNAVSRARQTALGHEAVLVSHQLPIWTLRRFVERKRLYHDPRRRECGLASLTSLSFVGAKLVGVDYVEPAAHLVLKSATAKTAKGA from the coding sequence ATGAGCGGCGAAAAAACCACGGTTCACCTGCTACGTCACGGTGAGGTCTACAACCCCGAGGGCATCCTATACGGCCGGCTGCCCGGCTTTGTCCTCTCCGACCTAGGCCACGAAATGGCCCTAGCGGCCGCCGAACACCTGTCCGGGCGCGACATCTCCCATGTTGTCGCCTCCCCGCTGGTGCGCGCGCAACAGACCGCCGAGCCGATCGCGGCCAGCCACCGCATCGACACCGCCACCGACGAGGGCCTCATCGAGTCGGACAACTTCTTCGAAGGCAAGCGAGTCTCCGTGGGCGATGGGGTACTGCGCAACCCCTCCTACTGGTGGCAGCTGCGAGACCCGTTCACCCCCTCCTGGGGTGAGCCGTATGTCGACATCGCCCGCCGCATGATGAACGCGGTCAGCCGGGCGCGACAGACCGCCCTCGGCCACGAAGCCGTACTGGTCAGCCATCAGCTCCCGATTTGGACGCTACGTCGCTTTGTGGAGCGCAAACGCCTCTACCACGACCCGCGCCGCCGCGAATGCGGCCTCGCTTCACTCACATCGCTGTCGTTCGTCGGCGCGAAGCTGGTGGGAGTCGACTACGTCGAACCCGCCGCCCACCTAGTCCTCAAATCCGCGACCGCGAAAACCGCCAAAGGAGCCTAG
- the hemL gene encoding glutamate-1-semialdehyde 2,1-aminomutase has protein sequence MLFERAGKVIPGGVNSPVRAFRGVGGEPVFIEHATGCRMRDVDGNTYIDLVGSWGPLILGHAHPAVVDALTQAAAAGTSYGTPSPGEVELAEEITARTPCEKVRLVSSGTEATMSATRLARAATGRDLIIKFAGCYHGHADYFLAAAGSGVATLGHPDSPGVPASAAADTLVLPYNDIAAVNAAFDAHPGRIAAVITEAHPGNMGAVAPRDNFNEALHHITHKHGALLISDEVMTGFRVGRGGLAAPADLYTYGKVMGGGLPAAAFGGRADLMDQISPSGPVYQAGTLSGNPLAVAAGLATLRQCTDSVYQQLNEISRQLQAVVGEELTKAGVAHHISAPTNLFSVFFAQGEVRNFDDASKQDTNAFAAFFQSMLEQGVYLPPSAFECWFVSVALDDKALSHIAKALPKAAQAAAKVQS, from the coding sequence GTGCTGTTCGAGCGAGCCGGGAAAGTCATTCCCGGCGGAGTGAACTCCCCGGTCCGAGCATTTCGTGGGGTGGGCGGTGAGCCCGTCTTCATCGAGCATGCCACCGGTTGCCGCATGCGTGACGTCGACGGCAACACCTATATAGACCTTGTCGGCTCCTGGGGCCCGCTGATTCTCGGCCACGCCCACCCGGCCGTGGTCGACGCGCTGACGCAAGCCGCTGCCGCCGGCACCTCCTACGGCACCCCGTCCCCGGGCGAGGTAGAGCTAGCCGAAGAGATCACCGCTCGCACCCCGTGCGAAAAGGTTCGGCTCGTTTCCTCTGGTACTGAGGCGACGATGAGCGCCACCCGCTTGGCGCGCGCCGCCACCGGCCGCGACCTCATCATCAAGTTCGCTGGCTGCTACCACGGCCACGCCGACTACTTTCTCGCCGCCGCCGGGTCCGGCGTGGCCACACTTGGTCACCCCGACTCCCCAGGCGTACCCGCCTCGGCAGCCGCCGACACACTTGTGCTGCCATACAACGACATCGCCGCGGTCAACGCGGCCTTCGACGCCCACCCCGGCCGTATCGCCGCCGTTATCACCGAGGCGCACCCGGGCAACATGGGAGCCGTCGCCCCGCGTGACAACTTCAACGAGGCGTTGCACCACATCACCCATAAACACGGTGCACTTCTCATCTCTGACGAAGTCATGACCGGTTTCCGGGTCGGGCGCGGCGGGCTAGCCGCCCCCGCCGACCTCTACACATACGGCAAAGTCATGGGGGGCGGGCTTCCCGCCGCCGCATTCGGTGGACGAGCCGACCTCATGGACCAGATCAGTCCCTCCGGGCCCGTCTACCAGGCCGGAACTCTCTCGGGAAACCCGCTCGCGGTCGCCGCTGGCCTTGCCACGCTGCGCCAATGCACCGACTCGGTCTATCAGCAACTCAATGAGATCTCCCGCCAACTGCAGGCTGTCGTTGGCGAAGAACTAACCAAAGCTGGCGTGGCGCACCACATCAGCGCGCCGACCAACCTCTTCAGCGTCTTCTTCGCCCAAGGAGAGGTACGCAACTTCGACGACGCCTCCAAACAAGACACGAACGCGTTCGCCGCGTTCTTCCAATCCATGCTGGAACAGGGCGTATACCTGCCACCCTCGGCGTTCGAATGCTGGTTCGTCTCCGTGGCGCTAGACGATAAAGCCCTGTCACACATAGCCAAGGCGCTACCCAAGGCGGCCCAGGCCGCAGCTAAGGTGCAATCATGA
- a CDS encoding adenylate/guanylate cyclase domain-containing protein codes for MDTTMHLGAAQELVRLPQGRVTFLFTDIEGSTRLANSLGPRGYRQLLENHREILRAVFAAHRGCALGTEGDSFFVVFSDARDAIRAALAAQQQMKAYGWQHRPKVRMGLHTGPATPTAQGYATAEVHRTARISSAAHGDQVLCSRSTLRAAGIYADRPLVPGIGTAGDVAAEGFDIHLARIGLCELRGFCEPTEIFQISAAGMRKEFPPSPLHRITHNLPAEMDAVMERPADYAELSQLFNGHRMVTITGLSGSGKSTVAMSWARQQLALWPDGVWLLAGQGDRSLEEQWVRATGMEFDLLRRRSALLLIDAAPKEWVGEISYLLRTAPNIKILATAAKPIGVTGEVKWALPPLDDRTATEVLCHYSGHYVGGRQVGDCAPIVEQLDGFLPALLPLAKPVAMRGAVSVARSLARNPYKTINYNGAFEKEMEATIAALSAEARKLLRSLSAYPAGAAVEQIEELADVSDSTLDALIELVDACLVRVNSASGEASYRLPNPVKWHLQRHLPRLTMHPLHQLPSRLVEAPSWRLSPSKPRLRASSSDKTVEECGRLAVWTRRTIPRAMPPASQNRSAAPTIPTCCSSEPGKSFPAE; via the coding sequence ATGGATACGACCATGCACCTCGGCGCGGCCCAGGAACTGGTGCGACTCCCCCAGGGCCGCGTGACTTTTCTCTTCACCGACATCGAAGGGTCGACAAGGCTCGCCAATAGCCTAGGCCCACGCGGCTACCGCCAGTTGCTGGAAAACCATCGCGAAATCCTCCGAGCCGTATTTGCCGCTCATCGAGGATGCGCCTTGGGCACAGAAGGCGACTCATTCTTCGTGGTCTTTTCCGATGCACGCGATGCGATCCGCGCCGCGCTGGCCGCACAACAACAAATGAAGGCCTACGGGTGGCAGCATCGTCCCAAAGTGCGGATGGGCTTGCACACCGGGCCAGCGACGCCAACCGCTCAGGGCTACGCCACGGCTGAAGTTCACCGAACCGCCCGTATCTCCTCGGCCGCCCATGGCGATCAAGTCCTCTGCTCACGTTCGACGTTGCGGGCAGCTGGCATATATGCTGACCGCCCGCTTGTGCCGGGGATTGGAACGGCTGGTGACGTGGCCGCCGAAGGCTTTGACATTCACCTTGCGCGGATAGGCCTGTGCGAGCTGCGAGGCTTCTGCGAACCGACCGAAATCTTCCAAATATCGGCCGCAGGCATGAGAAAGGAATTTCCCCCCAGCCCCCTACATCGCATCACGCACAACCTACCTGCGGAAATGGACGCTGTTATGGAACGCCCAGCCGACTATGCCGAGCTCAGCCAGCTGTTCAACGGCCACCGAATGGTCACGATCACCGGCCTGTCGGGCTCCGGTAAATCCACCGTGGCCATGTCGTGGGCGCGTCAACAGTTGGCCCTATGGCCCGACGGAGTGTGGCTATTGGCTGGCCAGGGTGACCGTTCGCTCGAGGAACAGTGGGTTCGGGCGACCGGAATGGAATTCGATCTGCTGCGCCGCCGAAGTGCTTTGTTGCTGATCGACGCCGCGCCCAAGGAATGGGTAGGGGAGATCTCCTACCTGCTGCGCACCGCGCCCAACATCAAGATTTTGGCCACTGCGGCCAAACCCATTGGGGTGACCGGCGAGGTCAAGTGGGCGCTTCCGCCGCTTGATGACCGCACCGCCACCGAGGTGCTATGTCACTACAGTGGGCATTACGTAGGAGGGCGGCAGGTAGGCGACTGCGCTCCCATCGTCGAACAGCTCGACGGATTCCTGCCCGCGCTACTTCCCTTGGCCAAACCGGTGGCCATGCGTGGGGCGGTATCGGTAGCCCGATCGCTGGCCCGCAACCCGTACAAGACGATCAACTACAACGGAGCCTTCGAAAAGGAGATGGAGGCGACGATCGCGGCGCTGTCGGCCGAAGCCCGCAAGCTACTGCGCAGCTTGTCGGCCTACCCGGCCGGAGCAGCGGTCGAACAAATCGAGGAACTTGCCGATGTCTCCGACTCGACCTTGGACGCGCTCATCGAACTAGTCGACGCGTGCCTGGTGCGGGTCAACTCCGCCAGCGGTGAGGCAAGTTATCGTCTGCCAAATCCAGTCAAGTGGCACCTACAACGGCACTTGCCGCGCCTGACCATGCATCCGTTGCATCAACTACCTTCCCGGTTGGTCGAGGCTCCATCATGGCGGTTAAGCCCCAGTAAGCCACGTCTCAGAGCGAGCTCCTCGGACAAGACGGTTGAGGAATGTGGGAGGCTGGCGGTGTGGACTCGAAGAACTATTCCCAGAGCGATGCCGCCAGCCAGCCAGAACCGCAGCGCAGCACCCACAATTCCCACGTGCTGTTCGAGCGAGCCGGGAAAGTCATTCCCGGCGGAGTGA
- a CDS encoding lytic transglycosylase domain-containing protein, which produces MWTHKNPIVRPVTSSLQAIARASAASGRALTTGAQATRAGLTSRAGRVSLQATFTAALVAGFLAIGHILAPHSGPDWAYGDLPEPIEASERRALALTPEEAAYLDIPAPGSTGGFEELNFDEFDGPTRADPIDESNPVDSVSDLDSWASSLSSLGIPQRALVAYGRAELISAVHNPQCNLSWTTLAAIGQVESNHGTVGGNRIKPDGDTLRPIIGPDYDEEGPMQFLPSTWAEWGTSADGSAEANPHNIDDATVSAANFLCSGGRDLTDPADWYAAVYGYNPIETYVRNVFARADDYGQRSHQ; this is translated from the coding sequence GTGTGGACCCACAAGAACCCCATCGTGCGTCCGGTGACGTCATCCCTCCAGGCCATCGCCCGCGCTAGCGCCGCCTCCGGCCGCGCCCTCACCACGGGTGCCCAAGCCACCCGTGCGGGACTAACCAGCCGCGCCGGGCGAGTCAGCCTGCAAGCCACCTTCACCGCCGCCCTCGTGGCGGGATTCTTGGCAATCGGGCACATCCTCGCGCCCCACTCCGGTCCCGACTGGGCGTATGGCGACCTCCCCGAACCGATAGAGGCCTCCGAGCGGCGCGCTCTGGCTCTCACACCCGAAGAGGCCGCCTACCTTGACATCCCCGCCCCCGGATCGACCGGTGGGTTTGAAGAGTTGAACTTCGACGAATTCGACGGACCCACCCGAGCCGACCCCATCGACGAGTCAAACCCAGTCGACAGCGTCTCAGACCTGGATAGCTGGGCCAGCAGCCTCTCTAGCCTCGGCATCCCCCAGCGTGCCCTAGTCGCCTATGGGCGCGCTGAACTGATCTCGGCGGTGCACAACCCCCAGTGCAACCTCTCTTGGACGACCTTGGCGGCAATCGGACAGGTCGAGTCCAACCACGGAACGGTCGGCGGCAACCGCATCAAACCCGATGGCGACACTCTGCGCCCGATCATCGGCCCCGACTATGACGAAGAGGGCCCCATGCAGTTCCTGCCCTCGACGTGGGCTGAGTGGGGCACCTCCGCCGACGGCTCCGCGGAGGCCAACCCGCACAACATCGACGACGCGACGGTCTCGGCGGCGAACTTCCTCTGCTCGGGCGGCCGGGATCTGACCGACCCCGCTGACTGGTACGCGGCGGTCTACGGTTACAACCCCATCGAGACCTACGTGCGTAACGTGTTCGCCCGCGCCGACGACTACGGACAGCGCAGCCACCAGTAA